The Capsicum annuum cultivar UCD-10X-F1 unplaced genomic scaffold, UCD10Xv1.1 ctg80120, whole genome shotgun sequence nucleotide sequence TTCATCCAAGTGCAACAGTAAGCCGCTATTTTCTACATGTTATGCATTTAACATCTCAATTTGGAGGATCAAACaacaatttattttaattcatactTGGGATTCTATCAGGTAAACCAACGAAGTTGCCAAAAAAACGTATACTAGAACTTATTCTCGACATGCTGCAAAGGTCagtattcatcctcaaatatgatTGTGCTCAGTATCCGTCCTCAAATTAGATTAACCGTACAATAAGGAATACATTTTTAATATCTTACTACTTTGTTGGtgttttttttcgttttttgATGTTAGGAGGGACACCCATGAAATATTTGCAGAACCAGTTGATCCCACTGAGGTTTGATCTAATGATTGGCTTCGGGTTTTGAAGGTCATGTCTTCTTACTGACTCACATCTTCTGTTTCATTAAGGTGGAAGATTACTATGAAATCATTAAAGACCCTATGGATTTTGGTACAATGAGGGCTAAGCTTCATGAAGGAATGTATCAGAATCTCCAACAGTTTGAGGTCTGCTTTTCCCCTAAATTGTCATTTCTCTAGTTACACCACATTTTTACGCTTGATTGGGCCTTAATGTTCATTTTCTTATCTGGTAATCTTTTTATTTTCCCTTTAAGTCAAAGTGGACTGG carries:
- the LOC124895133 gene encoding histone acetyltransferase GCN5-like, translated to MKMQRWKKGQCNKDQSEGPPSCTRAFIKRKFHQVSNKHEGAVAKDKGSENSSKCNSKPTKLPKKRILELILDMLQRRDTHEIFAEPVDPTEVEDYYEIIKDPMDFGTMRAKLHEGMYQNLQQFEVCFSPKLSFL